The Oecophyllibacter saccharovorans sequence GATTTCGAGTCAGAGCACTGCATCGGCTGCGGCTATTGCATGATCGGCTGCCCCTTCAACATTCCGCGGGTCAGCGAGAAGGACAACCACTCCTACAAGTGCACCCTCTGTGCCGACCGCGTCGCTGTCGGCCAGGAGCCGGCCTGCGCGAAGACCTGCACCACGGGTGCCATCTCCTTCGGCAACCGCAAGGAAATGCTGGAACTGGCTGAAGCACGCGTGGCCGAGCTGAAAACCCGTGGCTTTGCCGAGGCCGGGATCTACAATCCGCAAGGGGTGGGGGGCACGCATGTGGTTTACGTGCTCCAGCATGCCAATGACCCCGAGATCTATCACGGCCTGCCCAAAAACCCGGAAATCAGCCCGCTTGTCCGTGGCTGGAAAGACTGGCTGAAGCCGATCGGCGCCCTGGGCTTCATCGGCACGATTGCCGCAGCCTTCGCCCATTTTGCCGGCGTCGGTCCCAATACCGACCAGTATGCGCCTCCGATCGGCGAGGAAGAGGAGAAAACCCTCAAGCGCGAAGAGCGGGAAGTGGACGAGGTCGTCGACATCCACAACCGCCGCGTGCTGCGCCGCGAGGACAAGGCCGCCAACGAGGAAGCCGCCGCCCTTCAGCGCCAGGCCGAACAGGCCAGCAAGAAGCACGACCACAACGACGGCAAGGCCGACTAAGGAAGGTTTGGGGACATGGAAGACAAATACAAAATCCTGCGGTGCAAATATACCGACCGCCTTCTGCATTGGGGCAATGCCACCTGCTTCGCCCTGGCCGCCTTCAGCGGGCTTTCCTTCTTTTTTCCCAGCCTGGACATCATGGGGCGTGTGCTAGGCCCCGGGCAGCTGGCACGCACGCTTCATCCCTTCATGGGCATTGCGGTGTTCTGCTTCCTGTTCATCATGTTCTTCCGCTTCGTGCGCCACAACCTGCCGGACCGTTTCGACATCCTGTGGTTCAAGAACATCGTGGGCGTGCTGATGAACCAGCACGGCAAGGACCTGCATATCGGCAAATACAATGCCGGGCAGAAGGTTCTGTTCTGGTGCATCATGTCCCTGATCTGGGTGCTGATGATCAGCGGGCTGATGGTGTGGCGCAAATATTTCGCGGGCTATTTCTCCCAGTCGGTCCTGCGCGTCGCCATTCTCGTGCATTCGG is a genomic window containing:
- the fdxH gene encoding formate dehydrogenase subunit beta, coding for MTLQSQDVIRRSATNGLTPPPDARHFEEQVTKLIDVTICTGCKACQGACDEWNNIRDKVGTCDGTYNNPRDLSPETWTVIRFDEYVDPNGKLEWLMRKDGCMHCQEPGCLKSCPAPGAIVQFANGIVDFESEHCIGCGYCMIGCPFNIPRVSEKDNHSYKCTLCADRVAVGQEPACAKTCTTGAISFGNRKEMLELAEARVAELKTRGFAEAGIYNPQGVGGTHVVYVLQHANDPEIYHGLPKNPEISPLVRGWKDWLKPIGALGFIGTIAAAFAHFAGVGPNTDQYAPPIGEEEEKTLKREEREVDEVVDIHNRRVLRREDKAANEEAAALQRQAEQASKKHDHNDGKAD
- a CDS encoding formate dehydrogenase subunit gamma — its product is MEDKYKILRCKYTDRLLHWGNATCFALAAFSGLSFFFPSLDIMGRVLGPGQLARTLHPFMGIAVFCFLFIMFFRFVRHNLPDRFDILWFKNIVGVLMNQHGKDLHIGKYNAGQKVLFWCIMSLIWVLMISGLMVWRKYFAGYFSQSVLRVAILVHSAAAISLMMLILGHIYMGIWVRGSITGMVTGFVTRRWARVHHDRWLEGIMKKEGAKARQELAEGVPPNPHAH